The Agromyces marinus genome window below encodes:
- a CDS encoding MarR family winged helix-turn-helix transcriptional regulator, with amino-acid sequence MTADPALDAAIASVEEQFAVVFTRARVVWAESAKLVHPDLQPAGYKLLSTIVRSGTTNAHVLAEHLDMDKSAVSRQVRQLEQLGLVESRADERDGRARVLAPTPLARERVAEVRAANQARLRGALRDRPVEELRILADVLRIVGES; translated from the coding sequence ATGACCGCCGACCCCGCCCTCGACGCCGCCATCGCGTCGGTCGAGGAGCAGTTCGCCGTGGTCTTCACCCGGGCACGGGTCGTCTGGGCGGAATCGGCGAAGCTCGTGCATCCCGACCTGCAACCGGCCGGGTACAAGCTGCTGAGCACGATCGTGCGTTCGGGCACGACGAATGCGCACGTGCTCGCCGAGCACCTCGACATGGACAAGAGCGCGGTCAGCAGGCAGGTCCGCCAGCTCGAGCAGCTGGGCCTGGTCGAGAGCCGCGCCGACGAGCGCGACGGCCGGGCACGCGTCCTCGCGCCGACCCCGCTCGCCCGCGAACGGGTCGCCGAGGTCCGCGCCGCGAACCAGGCTCGCCTCCGCGGAGCCCTGCGCGATCGTCCGGTCGAGGAATTGCGCATCCTCGCGGACGTCCTTCGCATCGTCGGCGAGAGCTGA
- a CDS encoding MDR family MFS transporter, with protein sequence MTAVAQHPSPEASARTPREVFVALSGLIVTMFVAVLSSTVVSTSMPRIIADLGGDQTAYTWVLTSTMLATAVSTPIWGKLADLVNRKALIQLSIALFVIGSAIAGFAQDTTMLIAVRIVQGIGAGGLMSLVMIIVALIISPRERGKYMGVVGGIMAVATIGGPLLGGVITDAWGWRANFFIPVPLAIVALVLIQLTLHLPKLPQRRVKIDYVGAAFLVVGVSLLLIWVSLGGDQFAWDSALAYALIGVSAAALIGFVITEFLVAEPIVPMSLFANRTFTLAVIASLAIGVAMFATSVFLAQYFQLARGATPTESGLMTIPMIVGQMGASILIGALISRFGRWKGFMVLGALLTLAGTILMTTLTYDTDFALVSVYMFTLGAGLGMVMQNLTLVVQNDTPVSQLGAASSNVNFFRSIAGTIGVTIMGSQLASRVTAHTADGFADFTPTTPDEVEALQGLAGGAVPNVHDLPASIRVIIESAYGQGIAEVFWIAVPLAVLSLAAIAFLPNRPLSTKTAAQTLAEEAEEVAIDLADAEAAAGVPSAAVITRGSEDRPARR encoded by the coding sequence GCGACCAGACCGCCTACACGTGGGTGCTGACCTCGACGATGCTCGCGACCGCGGTCTCCACGCCGATCTGGGGCAAGCTCGCCGACCTCGTGAACCGCAAGGCGCTGATCCAGCTCTCCATCGCGCTCTTCGTGATCGGCTCGGCGATCGCCGGGTTCGCACAGGACACGACCATGCTCATCGCGGTCCGGATCGTGCAGGGCATCGGCGCGGGTGGGCTCATGTCGCTGGTCATGATCATCGTCGCGCTCATCATCTCGCCGCGCGAACGCGGCAAGTACATGGGCGTGGTCGGCGGCATCATGGCCGTCGCGACCATCGGCGGCCCGCTGCTCGGCGGCGTGATCACCGACGCGTGGGGCTGGCGCGCCAACTTCTTCATCCCGGTGCCGCTCGCGATCGTCGCACTCGTGCTGATCCAGCTCACCCTGCACCTGCCGAAGCTGCCCCAGCGCCGCGTGAAGATCGACTACGTCGGGGCCGCGTTCCTCGTCGTCGGCGTCTCGCTGCTGCTCATCTGGGTCTCGCTCGGCGGCGACCAGTTCGCCTGGGACTCCGCGCTCGCCTACGCCCTCATCGGCGTCTCGGCCGCCGCGCTCATCGGGTTCGTCATCACCGAGTTCCTCGTCGCCGAGCCGATCGTGCCGATGTCGCTGTTCGCCAACCGCACGTTCACCCTCGCCGTCATCGCTTCCCTCGCGATCGGCGTCGCGATGTTCGCGACCAGCGTCTTCCTGGCGCAGTACTTCCAGCTGGCGCGCGGCGCGACCCCGACCGAGTCGGGCCTCATGACCATCCCGATGATCGTCGGCCAGATGGGCGCGTCGATCCTCATCGGCGCGCTCATCAGCCGGTTCGGCAGGTGGAAGGGGTTCATGGTCCTCGGCGCGCTCCTGACGCTCGCGGGCACGATCCTCATGACGACGCTGACCTACGACACCGACTTCGCCCTGGTGAGCGTGTACATGTTCACCCTGGGCGCCGGGCTCGGCATGGTCATGCAGAACCTCACCCTCGTCGTGCAGAACGACACCCCCGTCTCGCAACTGGGCGCGGCCTCCTCGAACGTCAACTTCTTCCGCTCGATCGCCGGCACCATCGGCGTGACGATCATGGGCTCGCAGCTCGCCTCGCGCGTCACCGCCCACACCGCCGACGGCTTCGCCGACTTCACGCCGACGACCCCGGACGAGGTCGAGGCGCTGCAGGGGCTCGCTGGCGGCGCCGTGCCGAACGTGCACGACCTGCCGGCCTCCATCCGCGTGATCATCGAGAGCGCGTACGGCCAGGGCATCGCCGAGGTCTTCTGGATCGCGGTCCCCCTCGCCGTGCTCTCCCTCGCCGCGATCGCCTTCCTGCCCAACCGGCCGCTCTCCACGAAGACCGCCGCGCAGACCCTCGCCGAGGAGGCCGAAGAGGTCGCGATCGACCTGGCGGACGCCGAGGCCGCGGCCGGCGTGCCGTCCGCCGCCGTGATCACCCGCGGCTCCGAGGACCGACCGGCACGTCGATAG